DNA sequence from the Bdellovibrionales bacterium genome:
ACGGAGTCCCTCCTCGAGAACGGCGGTCAGGCGCAGAAAGTTGAGTGGGAGAAAGTAAGCCCAATAGGCGGCACGATGACGACGATTTGTCCACAGTTGAGGGTCAATTGGTTCTATCCAGATATTGCCTTGAAAGATCTAAAATGGCCCCACTCATCGAGACGCGTTTGTTCCAAATTGAACTGCCTCTCGAGCAAGTCCCCATTGAATTCGTTCCGTGATGGATTCTGGGAGGAAAAATGATGCAAGTGTCGAATTTTCATGATGGCGGAATATCCCACGTTATTCTGAGTTCGTCTAGCTTGACTCAGTTTCTCCTGCATAGAATACTTGCCTGCCAGAAGGGATTCTAAATGAGCATAGAATTAGAGCTGAAGGTGAGACAGCAAATACTTTTGGGTCCTCGACGTCTTTATGATCGAGGAATGCTGGCCGCTGCCGTACGGGAATCTCAGTTATCGTTTGAACGACGAGAGGATTGTCATCACGCCTTCTGGAGTAGCCAAAGCTTTTATTAAGGTCGAGGATCTCTGTATCATTGACCTGCAGGGTCGCATATTGGAGGGAAAACCTTCCGGAGAGATGTCGATGCATCTTGAAGTTCTATCGACGTTAAAAGGCCAGAGCTGTTGTACATGCTCATCCTCCTTACGCAGTGACTGGGTCTATTTCACACCCTCAGCTTTCGGAATTGCCATGCGAATGTCTGAGCGAAATGGTAATCTTCTTGGCTGTTGGGCCCATACCTATCGTTCCCATAGCGACCAACAACTGTGGAATGGGAGAGGTCTTGGGTCCTTTTCTTCCTCATCACCGTTTGATGATACTGAGTCGGCACGGCGGTTTAAGCTGTGGGGAGAGGATTTGGATGAAGCGGTGAATGGAATGGGAGAGACTGGAACATTCTGCTCAAATACTGGCTTTAGTTAAGCAATTGGGTGGACTCAGTTTTTCCAACTGACAGAGGTTTGAAG
Encoded proteins:
- a CDS encoding class II aldolase/adducin family protein, with the protein product MIEECWPLPYGNLSYRLNDERIVITPSGVAKAFIKVEDLCIIDLQGRILEGKPSGEMSMHLEVLSTLKGQSCCTCSSSLRSDWVYFTPSAFGIAMRMSERNGNLLGCWAHTYRSHSDQQLWNGRGLGSFSSSSPFDDTESARRFKLWGEDLDEAVNGMGETGTFCSNTGFS